The window CGGATGTCGGAGACGAAGTCGAGGACGACCACCCTCTCCTTGCCGGGAGCCAGACGGAGTCCACGGCCGAGCTGCTGGACGAAGATCCGTCGGCTGTGAGTCACCCGCTGGAAGACGACGATGTTGACGTCAGGGACGTCCACCCCTTCGTTGAGGACGTCCACCGCGCACAGGATGCCGGTACGGCCGTCGGCAAAGTCCCAGAGGACACGGTTCCGGGTGGCCGCGTCCACCGCCTTGCCCTGTGCCGTCCGGGACGCGATCACCTCGGCGCTAGTGAACCCGAGCGCGTTGATCCGACCTGCCATCCGCTCCGCGTGGTCGATTGTCCCGCAGAAGACGATGCCCCTGGGCTTCTTCTGCTCGGCCCACGCCTCGGCGAGGCGGTCGACGACTGCGTCGTCCCACTCGTCGATGAAGACAGTGCGGTTGATACCACGGGGGGTGAGCGCGGGCGCGGTCTTGCTGAGCCCGGCCGCGAGTGCGTCCCAGTCGATATTGTCGGTGAACATCCGGTAGTCGACGTTGGCTAGGTACCCCTCACGGAGTCCGCGCACCATGTCGATATCCACGACTGGGAAGTCGAACCAGTTCCGTAGGGACTTCCCGTCGGGCCGCCAGGGCGTCGCGGTCATCCCCAGGAGGAACGCCCCCCCGTCGGCGGCCGACAGCTCGCCGAGCACCGCGTCGTAGGCGGCGGTGCCGAGATGGTGGCACTCGTCGACCACGACGAGCCCGAAGTGGGGCAGGTCCCGTCCAGCCCTGACGGCAGTAGCGACACTGTCCACGCAGGCGAACACGACGTCCAGGTCGTTGAGGGCGTCCTTGTCCGGGCGCTCGTAGCCGTTCCACACCCCGGTGGCCGCCGAGGCCGGGAGCAGCGGCCAGAAGGCCCGCTCCAGCTGGTACACGAGCTCATTGCGGTGCGCGAGGACCAGCGTTCTCGCCCCGGGCCGCAGGGCACGGGCACGCCGGTGGAACTCGGCAGCCACGAAGGTCTTGCCGAGCCCGGTCGCAAGGACGATGAGCGCACTGCGGGCGCCGTTCACCAGCTCGTCCATCAGTCCGTCGACAGCCCGCCCCTGGTAAGGGCGGAGCTGGAGGCGCTGCGGATCCTGCAGCGCGGGCGGAGTCTCCGGAATACGGTCCGCCTGCCGCTGGAGTGTGCGCCGGTCCCACAGCTGCAGGGGGATACCCTTCGCCGCGAGCTGCTCCTGCTGGGCTCTGACTGAGGCCTCGAACCCGTTCAAGCTGACCACGACAGGGATTTCCGCGTCGTAGCGCCGACAGGCGTCGACGGTCTGCGCGATGACCTCGGGCCCCACCGGGGACCGCCACCGCTTCATCTGGAACAGCCATCGCCGCCCCTTGAGGCTGCCGATCACATCGGCTCCGCCATCGCCGGAGGCGCCGGCCAGCTGGACCCCCGAGTAACCGCGTGCCGTGATCAGACGCTGAACGGTCCGCTCGAAGGACTGCCAACCTGTCCCGGCCAGATTGAGGTCGGTGACAATGCGCTGGGTCATGCGAGCTTTCCGACCAGGAAGTCGACGGCCGCACGTGCCCGGACGACGATCAGCCGCTCCGGCTGGTCGTACCGGAGGTACGAAGCGCAGTCCTCCAGGCAGCGCAGGTACTTCACCCGAAGGTCCTCCTGCAGCTTCCCGGCGATCACCGGCCCCGCCTCCTGCTCGCTGGGCCACGGATCCTCCCACACCAGGCCGCTGAACCAGCCTTCGGCATGGTGGGCGAAGAAGGCAGTGACCGTCTCCCGGTCGCAGTAACGGAGAAAGCCACCGGTAGCCCTGAGGCGCCCGAGCTCCGTGAGCTCCGCCCCTGACTTGATCATGGAATCGGCAAGCGCCAGCTGTTGGCCGGCATCCAGTTCGTCATAGAAGCTGTCCGCGTACGGAGCCCGCAGGATCCTCTCCGTAATCTGGTCGAAGAGAGCCTTGATCGCGGTCCGGACGCTGTCAGCGCTGTCTGTGACCGCGTCCCCCCACCCCTTCCTGAGGACCTCCGCGGTGAGGACCGCCACCGTGTGTCCGGGACGGCTCTGCAGGTTGCGGTGGAGGGAGTGCAAGAACTGGGCGGCCTCGGTCGCGATCAGGTACTCGGGCCTCAGCCCCATCGCCGTGAACACCGTGTGGGTCGGATCGATGTAGACGGTGATCTGCCGGGTGTCTGCGCGTGTGACGAGCGGAACGGCGGCCTGCCCGAAGGCCGGGAGGATCGGCCGGTGCGCTGTACGGACGCGGACGTCGAGCGGGCTGCTCGCCTTCCCGTCCGCCAGTACGACAGCCACCTGGTCCGCGCTGAGCTCCTCGGCGTCGGAGGACACCGCGTCCAGAGCCTCGGGACTGGCTGGATGGGGGGCGTCCTTGACATGCCCGCATGCCTCGCACCGCTCGGCGCCCGCCTTGTTCTCCAGTGCACAGAAGGTGCACTTCCACGGCAGCTGCACCTTGGGCACCTGGGAGGTGCCGCAGTGCAGGCAGACCGTCGCCGAGCGCAGGATCTGCTTGCCGCATCCGGTGTCCAGGCACGGCTTGCCGTCGAGCACCTCCCCACAGCCCCCGCACTCCTCGGCCGTCGACGTGTTCTGGAAACCGCACTCCGCACATTCCGGGAGCACCTGGATCGGCGGCTCCCCGGCCGCCTCGACGAGCTCCCACCACTTGGCGTCGTCGTAGTAGCCGGGCACCCGGTCGAGGAAGCGCTGGTAGTAGTCGGCTTCGACACTGCGGGGGATCCGGTCAGCCTTGCCCTTGGCGGGGTTGTACTGACCCATGTACATGTCCCCGCGACCGAAGTTGCGGACCTTGCGGTAGCCCTGGAAGAGCAGCGACACAGGCGATTCGTTCACCACGCCGTCATTCCAGTTGTTCGGCAGCAGCGAGCCGCCTCGCAGGAACCCGATGGCTTCCTGCCACTCGTCCGAGGCCTGCTGGAAGTGCTGCTTCTGGAAGTCCACCGGCACCTGGTCGAGGTGGACCTCACCGACGATCCGGCCGTACTGCTGGTCCACGGGGTACTCGCGCTCAGCACGCCCGGTGGTCTCATCGGAGAACTCGAAGAACGCCGTCTTCTCCGCCTGGCGGATGGCCCGCCCATTGCGGATCAGGTCGATCCCGAAGTCGTTCTGGTCGTCGAAGCGCTGGATGCCGACCCACCCGTGTACCCGGTGGTTTATCTCCCGGCTCTCCACGCCTCCACACCGCGGGCAGGCACCCTGGTCTCCGAAGTCCGTGCCGTCGTGAAGGCAACGCCGAGCGCTGCTGATCACCTGGTCGAAACTGATACGAGCGGGGATCTTGCCGTGGGCTCGCCGTTCGACGAAGCGTTCCGGCGACCACACGCAGTGTTCGTACGGCTGGCAGCGCTCGTTGTTGACGGTGATCACCACCGGGTCTGCCGCCCCCGGTCGCAGCAGGCTGGCGTACCGCCTCCCGAGCCGACTGCGCAAGGTCTTCTTCGACATCTTCGCGAGCTCTCGGATGAAGCCGCTGTTGGCGTCGCCGTCCGGCCACCAGCTCCGGATCTCGACCACTGTCCCGTGGCGCAGGCCCGCCGGCTTCTCGATCTGCTCGGCCCTAGCCGAGAAGGTCTGGGACTGCATGAGCTCCGGCAGATCGAGGGTGACCTGGACCGCGTGGTCGTCCTCCGCGCGTGCGGAGATGACCCGCGTGATGCGCCCGAGCTTCCCGGTCGCGATGTTGAAGCCCATGCCGAACAGGCCGAGGGTGTCGTAGTGGTTCTTTGAGGTGTAGCCGGCCCGCATCGAGTTGGCGATCTGGCTCTCGGTGAGACCCGGTCCGGTGTCGCGTACGCGGATCATCCCTTCGGCCCGGGCGACCTCGGCAGGCCCTGGGACTTCGATGATCACCTGGCGTACCGCCGACGGAGCCCCCGAGGTGGCTGCGGTCCGGAAGGAGTCGACGGCGTTGTCGATGAGCTCGCTCAGCGCGTCGATCGGCAGGATCGGGGTGCGGGTGAGCGCCACGAGCACCTGCGGGTTGGGAGTGATATCGATCGGCCTGTGCGCCATCTTCTGCGGGCTCCGTGTTCGAGGTCGGTCACTGGGCTCACACCGTCAGTGGAGCGGCCTATTGCGATCTGTCGAGGTAGGCACTGGCGGTCAGGCCCTCGACTGCACCTGTCGCGCAGCCAGGCGCTGCAGCGGCAACCGGTCGGTCTCGCCGAGCTCGCGCACCAGCTGCACGAACCACGGGGCCACCCAGGTGTCGCTCCGGTAGGGCCACTCGCCCTGTGCCAGCACCGTTCCCGGGTGCCACTCCGGTGCCGGCCGGACCTTCGACCGGACCGCCGCACAGACATCGACCAGCGGCTCTTCGTCGGCGGGAGCCCGGAAGCCGAGTTCGGCCGTCGCCCCGATCAGCCACCACTGGAAGTGGCGGCGGCGCTCCGACTCCGCGAACTGCCGAGCCGCCCTCGTGGTGAGCCCTGCTGCCCGGTACGCCTCAACGGCTAGCCCGTCCGGCGGCACGGCGGCGTGGGCATTGTCGTCCCTTACCGCAGGAAGGCCCTCGGTGCTGCGCTGCGCAACCGCCTCCGCAGCCCGGTCGATCTC of the Kitasatospora sp. NBC_01246 genome contains:
- a CDS encoding DEAD/DEAH box helicase family protein, giving the protein MTQRIVTDLNLAGTGWQSFERTVQRLITARGYSGVQLAGASGDGGADVIGSLKGRRWLFQMKRWRSPVGPEVIAQTVDACRRYDAEIPVVVSLNGFEASVRAQQEQLAAKGIPLQLWDRRTLQRQADRIPETPPALQDPQRLQLRPYQGRAVDGLMDELVNGARSALIVLATGLGKTFVAAEFHRRARALRPGARTLVLAHRNELVYQLERAFWPLLPASAATGVWNGYERPDKDALNDLDVVFACVDSVATAVRAGRDLPHFGLVVVDECHHLGTAAYDAVLGELSAADGGAFLLGMTATPWRPDGKSLRNWFDFPVVDIDMVRGLREGYLANVDYRMFTDNIDWDALAAGLSKTAPALTPRGINRTVFIDEWDDAVVDRLAEAWAEQKKPRGIVFCGTIDHAERMAGRINALGFTSAEVIASRTAQGKAVDAATRNRVLWDFADGRTGILCAVDVLNEGVDVPDVNIVVFQRVTHSRRIFVQQLGRGLRLAPGKERVVVLDFVSDIRRFAAGLSLQESLSARIGAARDPRVTIGSQVRFMRANRTDQEGEQFLREWLDDLGAVEDAGEDVHILRYPPDSSITAASKR
- a CDS encoding ATP-binding protein, with product MAHRPIDITPNPQVLVALTRTPILPIDALSELIDNAVDSFRTAATSGAPSAVRQVIIEVPGPAEVARAEGMIRVRDTGPGLTESQIANSMRAGYTSKNHYDTLGLFGMGFNIATGKLGRITRVISARAEDDHAVQVTLDLPELMQSQTFSARAEQIEKPAGLRHGTVVEIRSWWPDGDANSGFIRELAKMSKKTLRSRLGRRYASLLRPGAADPVVITVNNERCQPYEHCVWSPERFVERRAHGKIPARISFDQVISSARRCLHDGTDFGDQGACPRCGGVESREINHRVHGWVGIQRFDDQNDFGIDLIRNGRAIRQAEKTAFFEFSDETTGRAEREYPVDQQYGRIVGEVHLDQVPVDFQKQHFQQASDEWQEAIGFLRGGSLLPNNWNDGVVNESPVSLLFQGYRKVRNFGRGDMYMGQYNPAKGKADRIPRSVEADYYQRFLDRVPGYYDDAKWWELVEAAGEPPIQVLPECAECGFQNTSTAEECGGCGEVLDGKPCLDTGCGKQILRSATVCLHCGTSQVPKVQLPWKCTFCALENKAGAERCEACGHVKDAPHPASPEALDAVSSDAEELSADQVAVVLADGKASSPLDVRVRTAHRPILPAFGQAAVPLVTRADTRQITVYIDPTHTVFTAMGLRPEYLIATEAAQFLHSLHRNLQSRPGHTVAVLTAEVLRKGWGDAVTDSADSVRTAIKALFDQITERILRAPYADSFYDELDAGQQLALADSMIKSGAELTELGRLRATGGFLRYCDRETVTAFFAHHAEGWFSGLVWEDPWPSEQEAGPVIAGKLQEDLRVKYLRCLEDCASYLRYDQPERLIVVRARAAVDFLVGKLA